In Nitrospirota bacterium, one DNA window encodes the following:
- the ndk gene encoding nucleoside-diphosphate kinase, with the protein MKERTLSLIKPDGVRRNLIGEVIRRFESNGLKVVAAKMLCLSKKDAEGFYLVHKDRPFYDSLSTYMSSGPIMAMVLEGDNAIRRNRELMGATNPAEAAKGTIRADFGEGIEFNVVHGSDSQASADFEIPYFFGRMEILF; encoded by the coding sequence ATGAAGGAGAGGACTCTCTCGCTGATTAAACCCGATGGTGTAAGAAGAAATCTTATTGGTGAAGTAATAAGACGTTTTGAATCGAATGGTCTTAAAGTGGTTGCCGCAAAGATGTTGTGTCTTTCAAAGAAGGATGCAGAAGGTTTCTATTTGGTTCATAAGGATCGGCCATTTTATGACAGCCTGTCTACGTATATGTCTTCAGGGCCAATAATGGCAATGGTTCTCGAGGGCGACAATGCAATCAGGAGAAACAGAGAGCTAATGGGCGCAACGAATCCGGCTGAAGCAGCTAAAGGTACAATACGAGCTGACTTTGGCGAAGGCATAGAGTTCAATGTAGTTCACGGTTCGGACTCTCAGGCATCTGCTGATTTCGAGATACCATATTTCTTTGGAAGAATGGAAATTTTATTTTAG
- the gcvH gene encoding glycine cleavage system protein GcvH — protein sequence MYPDDLKYHKDHMWLQANGKKAKIGITYYAQEQLGDIVYVELPETGSEVKMNAVIGEIESTKTTSAIEAPVGGKIIEVNSALGDTPEIINDDSYGKGWIAVIEMNNTEDISQLMNSGEYQNYIEEVK from the coding sequence ATGTATCCGGATGATTTGAAGTACCATAAGGATCATATGTGGCTGCAGGCAAATGGTAAGAAAGCAAAAATAGGAATTACGTATTATGCTCAGGAACAGTTAGGTGATATAGTTTATGTAGAACTGCCTGAGACAGGTTCTGAGGTTAAGATGAATGCGGTCATTGGAGAGATAGAATCAACTAAGACGACGTCAGCAATTGAGGCCCCGGTTGGGGGTAAGATTATTGAGGTAAATAGTGCCCTTGGTGATACGCCGGAAATTATCAATGACGACTCTTACGGAAAGGGATGGATTGCAGTTATAGAGATGAATAACACTGAAGATATCAGTCAATTAATGAACTCCGGTGAATATCAGAACTATATTGAAGAAGTGAAGTAG